Proteins encoded together in one Variovorax paradoxus EPS window:
- a CDS encoding aldehyde dehydrogenase family protein: MSSSQNHSNSSVARYFDTMDYGPAPESDTDARQWLARHAEGFGHFIDGRFTAASAGAQFDTTEPATGQCLAGIAQGAAQDVDAAVAAARAAQPGWLALGGHGRARHLYALARMVQRHARLLAVVEALDNGKPIRETRDLDVPLVARHFYHHAGWAQLQEREFADQVPLGVVGQIIPWNFPLLMLAWKIAPALALGNTVVLKPAELTPLSALLFAELAAEAGLPPGVLNVVTGDGATGAALVAHEGVDKIAFTGSTDVGRLIREATAGSGKSLTLELGGKSPFIVFDDADIDAAVEGVVDAIWFNQGQVCCAGSRLLLQEGIAADFIERLKRRMQSLRVGSPLDKAIDMGSLIDPTQLERVRTLVATGVREGANCYQAPGALPPGGSFFPPTLLTNVHPASTVATEEIFGPVLVTMTFRTPDEAVALANNTRYGLAASVWSETIGLALGVAPQLQAGVVWVNATNLFDAGVGFGGYRESGYGREGGREGCYEYLKPRAWAERKPRTAAVATNAANEASKTQAKPSSVLPPIDRTAKLFVGGKQVRPDGELSHPVLAANGQRVGEVGTGNRKDIRNAVAAARSAASWSSATPHRRAQALYYLAENLAARADEFAGRIASLTGVGAPAAESEVDASVSRLFAYGAWADKYEGTVHVPPLRGVALATVEPIGVVGVVCPDEAPLLSFVSLFAPLMAMGNRTVIVPSEKHPLVATDFYQVLETSDLPAGVINLVTGHAASLVQTLAEHDDVDALWVFGAKALSRNAERLSVGNLKRTLVDQGLATNWHDAASAEGALFLRHATQVKNIWIPYGE, from the coding sequence ATGAGCAGCAGCCAGAACCACAGCAACAGCAGCGTCGCACGCTATTTCGACACCATGGACTACGGCCCCGCGCCAGAGAGCGACACCGACGCGCGCCAATGGCTCGCACGCCATGCCGAAGGCTTCGGCCACTTCATCGACGGGCGCTTCACCGCGGCATCGGCCGGCGCGCAGTTCGACACCACCGAGCCCGCGACCGGCCAGTGCCTGGCCGGTATCGCGCAGGGTGCCGCGCAGGACGTGGACGCGGCCGTTGCTGCGGCGCGCGCCGCGCAGCCCGGCTGGCTCGCGCTCGGCGGCCACGGCCGCGCTCGCCATCTCTACGCCCTGGCGCGCATGGTGCAGCGCCATGCACGCCTGCTCGCGGTGGTCGAGGCACTGGACAACGGCAAGCCGATCCGCGAGACGCGCGACCTGGACGTGCCGCTGGTGGCGCGCCACTTCTATCACCATGCCGGCTGGGCGCAATTGCAGGAACGCGAGTTCGCCGACCAGGTGCCGCTGGGCGTCGTCGGCCAGATCATTCCGTGGAACTTCCCGCTGCTGATGCTCGCGTGGAAGATCGCGCCCGCGCTCGCCCTGGGCAACACGGTGGTGCTCAAGCCCGCCGAGCTCACGCCGCTGAGCGCGCTGCTCTTCGCCGAACTGGCCGCGGAGGCCGGCCTGCCGCCGGGCGTGCTGAACGTGGTGACCGGCGACGGCGCCACCGGCGCGGCGCTGGTCGCGCACGAAGGCGTCGACAAGATCGCCTTCACCGGCTCGACCGACGTGGGCCGCCTCATCCGCGAAGCCACCGCCGGCTCGGGCAAGTCGCTCACGCTGGAGCTGGGCGGCAAGTCGCCCTTCATCGTGTTCGACGACGCGGACATCGACGCGGCCGTCGAAGGCGTGGTCGATGCCATCTGGTTCAACCAGGGCCAGGTGTGCTGCGCCGGTTCGCGGCTGCTGCTGCAGGAAGGCATTGCGGCCGACTTCATCGAGCGCCTGAAGCGCCGCATGCAGAGCCTGCGCGTGGGTTCGCCGCTGGACAAGGCGATCGACATGGGCAGCCTGATCGATCCCACCCAGCTCGAGCGCGTGCGCACACTGGTGGCCACCGGCGTGCGCGAAGGCGCGAACTGCTACCAGGCGCCGGGCGCACTGCCGCCGGGCGGCAGCTTCTTCCCGCCGACCTTGCTGACCAACGTGCATCCCGCATCGACCGTGGCGACCGAGGAGATCTTCGGCCCGGTGCTGGTGACGATGACCTTCCGCACGCCCGACGAAGCGGTCGCCCTCGCCAACAACACGCGCTACGGCCTGGCCGCGAGCGTGTGGAGCGAGACCATCGGGCTGGCGCTGGGCGTCGCGCCGCAACTGCAGGCCGGCGTGGTGTGGGTCAACGCGACCAACCTGTTCGATGCGGGCGTGGGCTTCGGCGGCTACCGCGAATCGGGCTACGGCCGCGAAGGCGGGCGCGAGGGCTGCTACGAGTACCTGAAGCCGCGCGCATGGGCCGAGCGCAAGCCGCGTACAGCCGCCGTTGCGACGAACGCGGCGAACGAAGCCTCGAAGACGCAGGCCAAGCCTTCGTCTGTATTGCCGCCCATCGACCGCACCGCCAAGTTGTTCGTCGGCGGCAAGCAGGTGCGCCCTGACGGCGAGCTCTCGCACCCGGTGCTCGCGGCGAACGGGCAACGCGTGGGCGAGGTCGGCACCGGCAACCGCAAGGACATCCGCAACGCCGTCGCCGCCGCGCGCTCTGCCGCGAGCTGGTCGAGCGCCACTCCGCACCGCCGCGCGCAGGCGCTCTACTACCTCGCGGAAAACCTCGCGGCCCGCGCCGACGAATTCGCCGGGCGCATCGCCAGCCTGACCGGCGTGGGCGCGCCGGCGGCAGAGTCCGAGGTCGATGCCTCCGTGAGCCGCCTCTTCGCCTACGGCGCCTGGGCCGACAAGTACGAAGGCACGGTGCACGTGCCCCCGTTGCGCGGCGTAGCGCTGGCCACCGTCGAGCCCATCGGCGTGGTCGGCGTGGTGTGCCCTGACGAGGCACCGCTGCTGTCCTTCGTGAGCCTGTTCGCGCCGCTCATGGCCATGGGCAACCGCACGGTGATCGTGCCGAGCGAGAAGCACCCGCTGGTGGCGACCGACTTCTATCAAGTGCTCGAAACCTCCGACCTGCCGGCCGGCGTGATCAACCTCGTGACCGGCCACGCGGCCAGCCTCGTGCAGACGCTCGCCGAGCACGACGACGTCGATGCGCTCTGGGTCTTCGGCGCGAAGGCGCTCTCGCGCAACGCCGAGCGGCTGTCGGTGGGCAACCTCAAGCGCACGCTGGTCGACCAAGGCCTGGCCACCAACTGGCACGACGCCGCCTCGGCCGAAGGCGCGCTGTTCCTGCGGCATGCCACCCAGGTCAAGAACATCTGGATTCCCTATGGCGAATGA
- the deoC gene encoding deoxyribose-phosphate aldolase — translation MTSTSLVRSSGAVRSRPAPPASAVAALTPATPVATTEAPAQPHAAARNTAQPFDSGWFEGIRINLSAAERRVATLPGRRSVKKDAQAGWLLKAITCIDLTTLNGDDTAERVRRLCAKAVTPVRADLLAALGFADRTLHTGAVCVYHRFVSTAVEALAGTGIPVAAVSTGFPAGLIPHELKLKEIEASVRDGAAEIDIVITREQVLTGQWQKLYDEMRDFRSAAGNAHVKAILATGELKTLRNVAKASMVCMMAGADFIKTSTGKEGVNATPLVTLVMLRMIRQYEARTGFRVGYKPAGGVSTAKTALDYQVLMKEELGRAWLEPDLFRIGASTLLADIERQLEHHVTGRYSAFNRHPIG, via the coding sequence ATGACATCCACCTCCCTCGTTCGCAGCAGCGGCGCCGTGCGCTCGCGGCCGGCGCCGCCCGCCAGTGCCGTCGCAGCGCTCACGCCAGCGACCCCTGTCGCAACCACTGAAGCACCAGCGCAGCCGCACGCCGCCGCGCGCAACACCGCGCAGCCTTTCGACAGCGGCTGGTTCGAAGGCATCCGCATCAATCTCTCCGCTGCGGAGCGCCGCGTGGCCACGCTGCCGGGGCGCCGCTCGGTCAAGAAGGATGCGCAGGCCGGCTGGCTGCTCAAGGCCATCACCTGCATCGACCTGACCACGCTCAACGGCGACGACACGGCCGAGCGCGTGCGCCGGCTCTGCGCCAAGGCAGTCACGCCCGTGCGCGCCGACCTGCTGGCCGCGCTGGGCTTTGCCGACCGCACGCTGCACACGGGCGCGGTGTGCGTGTACCACCGCTTCGTGTCGACCGCGGTCGAGGCGCTCGCGGGCACCGGCATCCCGGTGGCCGCGGTGTCCACGGGCTTCCCGGCGGGGTTGATTCCGCATGAGCTCAAGCTCAAGGAAATCGAAGCCTCGGTGCGCGATGGCGCGGCGGAGATCGACATCGTCATCACCCGCGAACAAGTGCTCACCGGTCAGTGGCAGAAGCTCTACGACGAGATGCGCGACTTCCGCAGCGCAGCCGGCAACGCGCACGTCAAGGCCATCCTCGCCACGGGCGAACTGAAGACGCTGCGCAACGTGGCCAAGGCCTCGATGGTCTGCATGATGGCCGGCGCGGATTTCATCAAGACCTCCACCGGCAAGGAAGGCGTGAACGCCACGCCGCTGGTCACGCTGGTGATGCTGCGCATGATCCGCCAGTATGAAGCCCGCACCGGATTTCGCGTGGGCTACAAGCCCGCGGGCGGCGTCTCCACCGCCAAGACCGCGCTCGACTACCAGGTGCTCATGAAGGAGGAGCTGGGCCGCGCCTGGCTCGAGCCCGACCTGTTCCGCATCGGCGCCTCCACGCTGCTGGCCGACATCGAGCGCCAGCTGGAGCACCACGTCACCGGCCGCTACTCGGCCTTCAACCGCCACCCGATCGGATGA
- a CDS encoding DeoR/GlpR family DNA-binding transcription regulator: MRKTAGAEARAVRLAKMQELVEAGGPLPIKQAAQRLDVTEMTIRRDLSSADSPLSVLGGYVLATTLPGAERYSLDEASDQHAANKRLACERAAEWVQPHDSLFIDCGTTMVHFAEALPPDMPLSVVCYSTNIAAVLSRRPNTQLMLMGGLYHPSSATFFSDEGLQYLDKLGVNKAFISAGGLDVARGASCSNFHEVPVKQAAIRSASESFLIVDESKLGTLRPAFFSPLQAFARIVVGGAPAAAVKKQFKELPVEFARAD, translated from the coding sequence ATGCGAAAGACCGCAGGAGCCGAGGCCCGGGCCGTGCGCCTGGCGAAGATGCAGGAACTCGTCGAGGCCGGCGGCCCGCTGCCCATCAAGCAGGCGGCCCAGCGGCTCGACGTGACCGAGATGACCATCCGCCGCGACCTGTCGTCGGCCGATTCGCCGCTCTCCGTGTTGGGCGGCTACGTGCTGGCGACCACGCTGCCGGGCGCCGAGCGCTACTCGCTCGACGAGGCCAGCGACCAGCACGCCGCCAACAAGCGCCTGGCCTGCGAGCGCGCGGCCGAGTGGGTGCAACCGCACGACAGCCTGTTCATCGACTGCGGGACCACGATGGTCCACTTCGCGGAAGCGTTGCCGCCCGACATGCCGTTGAGCGTCGTGTGTTACTCCACGAACATTGCAGCGGTGCTCAGCCGCCGGCCGAATACGCAACTGATGCTGATGGGCGGGCTGTATCACCCCTCATCGGCCACTTTCTTTTCCGACGAAGGGCTGCAGTACCTCGACAAGTTGGGCGTGAACAAGGCCTTCATCTCGGCCGGCGGGCTGGACGTTGCGCGCGGCGCGAGCTGCTCCAACTTTCACGAGGTGCCGGTGAAGCAGGCGGCCATCCGCAGCGCGTCGGAGAGTTTTCTCATCGTCGACGAAAGCAAGCTGGGCACGCTGAGGCCTGCGTTCTTCAGCCCGCTGCAGGCCTTCGCGCGGATCGTGGTGGGCGGCGCGCCGGCTGCGGCCGTCAAGAAGCAATTCAAGGAACTGCCGGTGGAGTTCGCGCGGGCTGATTGA
- a CDS encoding Lrp/AsnC family transcriptional regulator — protein sequence MNVDSVSLDEHCLKILSALQHDGRQTVQQISEAVGLSPTPCWKRIKDMEAAGVIRGYTAMIDPELVGLHVSAVAEVNLDRHSEAMVQRFEEVVAASPQIIRCVSATGPADYILHVTVPDMKHYERFLHEVLFSLPGVTHVRSSIVLREIKSEVALPLGHLTGAKAKAGAASSRLVSADKGKAGNRI from the coding sequence ATGAACGTCGATTCTGTTTCTCTTGATGAGCATTGCCTCAAGATCCTTTCCGCGCTGCAGCACGACGGCCGGCAGACGGTGCAGCAGATTTCAGAGGCCGTCGGGCTCTCGCCCACACCCTGCTGGAAGCGCATCAAGGACATGGAGGCGGCTGGCGTGATCCGCGGCTACACGGCCATGATCGATCCCGAACTCGTGGGCCTGCACGTCTCGGCCGTGGCCGAGGTGAACCTGGATCGCCACAGCGAGGCGATGGTGCAGCGCTTCGAGGAGGTGGTGGCCGCGAGCCCGCAGATCATCCGCTGCGTGTCGGCCACCGGGCCGGCGGACTACATCCTCCACGTGACGGTGCCCGACATGAAGCATTACGAGCGCTTTCTGCACGAGGTGCTTTTCAGCCTGCCGGGCGTGACGCACGTGCGGTCGAGCATCGTGCTGCGCGAGATCAAGTCGGAGGTGGCGCTGCCGCTCGGGCACCTGACGGGGGCCAAGGCGAAGGCGGGTGCCGCGTCGTCGCGGCTGGTCTCGGCAGACAAAGGCAAGGCCGGAAACCGCATCTGA
- a CDS encoding indolepyruvate ferredoxin oxidoreductase family protein, translating into MNAPHKTAALRRPDYQLSDNLWADAGSVFITGTQALIRILAMQKQRDAARGLNTQGFVSGYRGSPLGMVDQAIWKAGDRFKQTGIRFVPAVNEELAATQVLGTQRVESDPERTVDGVFAMWYGKGPGVDRAGDALKHGNAYGSSPHGGVLVVAGDDHGCVSSSMPHQSDHAFMAWRMPVMQPASVAEYLEFGLYGYELSRYSGAWVGMAALSEIVESAGTVDLDAVNARVAAWEDADAVRAATGHAAPPDGLHYRWPDLPSLRIESRLEDKLAAVAAFTKRNSIDRHVIVSPHAKVGIVTCGKAHHDLMEVLRRLELSPEQLARVGVRLYKVGLSFPVEQTRLKEFARGLDEILVVEEKGAVVETQLRDIFYNAPPDARPVLVGKHDRDGQPLVSALGELRPSRLIELVAHWLAVHFPDNHDLGDHLQHVRDFTPPDLLGNASDAVKRLPYFCAGCPHNTSTKVPEGSTARAGIGCHFMANWMDRSTAGLIQMGGEGVDWISHAMFTKTPHVFQNLGDGTYYHSGYLAIRQAVAAKATLTYKILFNDAVAMTGGQPVDGVISVDAIARQVESEGVTKVVVVSDAIDKYDAIKNRFPQGTEFHDRAALDEVQRRLREMPGVTVLIYEQTCAAEKRRRRKKGELADPPKRLYINEAVCEGCGDCTVQSNCVAVLPQETPMGRKRKIDQTSCNKDYSCAKGFCPSFVGVTGGKLRRKSGALAAGRHAFLHRVAALAHPAPHAWTGPYDLLVTGVGGTGVVTVGAVIAMAAHLEGKSASVLDFMGFAQKGGSVLSFVRLADTPERLNQVRIDTQQADAILACDVVVGASPDALQTVRHGRTRVLANIHEIPVAESLRNPDADLHVDLLLEKMRFVAGEEQVETFDAQSLAEEFLGDTLAANIVATGYAWQRGLVPLSLEALMHAIELNGVAVAANQSAFSLGRLAAGDAAALDQLRAAPLQAQAQQQADERPLDALLADARRHLTGYQNAAWADRFDQRIRALQAAESALPGGDARLPFTRNAARSLLKLMSYKDEYEVARLYTDGAFLQKLKDQFEGDLKLEFHMAPPLLARPANGQAPAKIRLGAWMLPAMKWLAHGKRLRGTGLDLFGYTQERRTERALIAQFDKRLGELAADLSAANQQLAAQIAALPLSIRGFGHVKLANLALATGREAELLHRFSPQRYPRPEKNAKAGQFRGIAVVSSH; encoded by the coding sequence ATGAACGCCCCACACAAGACGGCCGCGCTTCGACGGCCCGACTACCAGCTCTCCGACAACCTCTGGGCCGATGCCGGCTCGGTCTTCATCACCGGCACGCAGGCGCTGATTCGCATCCTGGCGATGCAGAAACAGCGCGACGCGGCGCGCGGCCTCAACACGCAGGGCTTCGTGAGCGGCTACCGCGGCTCGCCGCTGGGCATGGTCGATCAGGCCATCTGGAAGGCGGGTGATCGCTTCAAGCAGACCGGCATCCGTTTCGTGCCCGCGGTGAACGAAGAGCTCGCGGCCACGCAGGTGCTTGGCACGCAGCGTGTGGAGTCCGACCCCGAGCGCACCGTCGATGGCGTGTTTGCCATGTGGTACGGCAAGGGCCCGGGCGTGGACCGCGCGGGCGATGCGCTCAAGCACGGCAATGCGTATGGCTCGTCGCCGCACGGCGGCGTGCTGGTGGTGGCGGGCGACGACCACGGCTGCGTGTCGTCGTCGATGCCGCACCAGAGCGATCACGCCTTCATGGCCTGGCGCATGCCGGTGATGCAGCCCGCGAGCGTGGCCGAGTACCTGGAGTTCGGCCTGTACGGCTACGAGCTCTCGCGCTATTCGGGCGCGTGGGTCGGCATGGCGGCGCTGTCGGAAATCGTCGAGAGCGCGGGCACCGTGGACCTCGACGCGGTGAACGCGCGCGTGGCCGCCTGGGAAGACGCCGATGCCGTGCGCGCCGCCACCGGCCACGCCGCACCGCCCGACGGGCTGCACTACCGCTGGCCCGACCTGCCCTCGCTGCGCATCGAGTCGCGGCTGGAAGACAAGCTGGCGGCCGTGGCCGCATTCACGAAACGCAACAGCATCGACCGCCACGTCATCGTGAGCCCGCATGCGAAGGTCGGCATCGTCACCTGCGGCAAGGCGCACCACGATTTGATGGAGGTGCTGCGGCGCCTTGAACTCTCGCCCGAGCAACTCGCGCGCGTCGGCGTGCGCCTCTACAAGGTGGGGCTGAGTTTTCCGGTCGAGCAGACGCGCCTGAAGGAATTCGCGCGCGGGCTCGACGAGATCCTCGTGGTGGAAGAGAAGGGCGCGGTCGTCGAGACGCAGCTGCGCGACATCTTCTACAACGCACCGCCCGATGCGCGCCCCGTGCTCGTGGGCAAGCACGACCGCGACGGCCAGCCGCTGGTGTCGGCGCTCGGCGAGCTGCGGCCCTCGCGCCTCATCGAGCTGGTCGCGCACTGGCTGGCCGTGCACTTCCCCGACAACCACGACCTTGGCGATCACCTGCAGCATGTGCGCGACTTCACGCCGCCCGACCTGCTCGGCAATGCGAGCGATGCCGTCAAGCGCCTGCCGTACTTCTGCGCCGGCTGCCCGCACAACACCAGCACCAAGGTGCCCGAAGGCTCGACCGCGCGCGCCGGCATCGGCTGCCACTTCATGGCCAACTGGATGGACCGCAGCACCGCGGGCCTGATCCAGATGGGCGGCGAGGGCGTCGACTGGATCTCGCACGCGATGTTCACGAAGACGCCGCATGTGTTCCAGAACCTGGGCGACGGCACCTACTACCACTCGGGCTACCTCGCGATCCGCCAGGCCGTCGCGGCCAAGGCCACGCTCACCTACAAGATCCTCTTCAACGACGCGGTCGCGATGACCGGCGGACAGCCGGTGGACGGCGTCATCAGCGTGGACGCGATCGCGCGGCAGGTCGAATCGGAAGGCGTCACCAAGGTGGTGGTCGTGAGCGATGCCATCGACAAGTACGACGCCATCAAGAACCGCTTTCCCCAGGGCACCGAGTTCCACGACCGCGCCGCGCTCGACGAGGTGCAGCGCCGCCTGCGCGAAATGCCCGGCGTGACCGTGCTCATCTACGAACAGACCTGCGCCGCCGAAAAACGCCGCCGCCGCAAGAAGGGCGAGCTCGCCGATCCGCCCAAGCGCCTCTACATCAACGAGGCCGTGTGCGAAGGCTGCGGCGACTGCACCGTGCAGAGCAACTGCGTGGCCGTGCTCCCGCAGGAAACGCCGATGGGCCGCAAACGCAAGATCGACCAGACCAGCTGCAACAAGGACTATTCCTGTGCCAAGGGCTTCTGCCCGAGCTTCGTGGGCGTCACCGGCGGCAAGCTGCGCCGAAAGAGCGGCGCGCTCGCCGCCGGGCGCCATGCCTTCCTGCACCGCGTGGCCGCGCTCGCGCATCCCGCGCCGCATGCGTGGACCGGCCCCTACGACCTGCTGGTGACCGGCGTGGGCGGCACCGGCGTGGTGACGGTGGGCGCGGTCATCGCGATGGCCGCGCACCTCGAAGGCAAATCGGCCAGCGTGCTCGACTTCATGGGCTTCGCGCAGAAGGGCGGCTCGGTGCTGAGCTTCGTGCGCCTTGCCGACACGCCCGAGCGGCTGAACCAGGTGCGCATCGACACGCAGCAGGCCGACGCCATCCTCGCGTGCGACGTGGTGGTGGGCGCCTCGCCCGACGCGCTGCAGACCGTGCGGCACGGGCGCACGCGCGTGCTCGCGAACATCCACGAGATTCCAGTGGCCGAATCGCTGCGCAACCCCGATGCCGATCTGCACGTCGATCTGCTGCTGGAGAAGATGCGCTTCGTCGCGGGCGAGGAGCAGGTCGAGACCTTCGATGCGCAGAGCCTGGCCGAGGAGTTCCTCGGCGACACGCTGGCCGCGAACATCGTCGCGACCGGCTACGCGTGGCAGCGCGGGCTGGTGCCGTTGAGCCTGGAGGCGCTGATGCACGCGATCGAACTCAACGGCGTGGCCGTGGCGGCGAACCAGTCGGCGTTTTCGCTGGGGCGGCTCGCGGCGGGCGATGCGGCCGCGCTCGACCAATTGCGTGCGGCGCCCCTGCAAGCGCAGGCGCAGCAGCAAGCCGACGAGCGCCCGCTGGACGCGCTGCTCGCCGATGCGCGCCGCCATCTCACCGGCTACCAGAACGCGGCGTGGGCCGATCGCTTCGACCAGCGCATCCGCGCGCTGCAGGCGGCCGAATCCGCGCTGCCGGGCGGCGATGCGCGCCTGCCCTTCACGCGCAACGCGGCGCGCAGCCTGTTGAAGCTCATGAGCTACAAGGACGAGTACGAGGTCGCGCGCCTCTACACAGACGGCGCGTTCCTGCAGAAGCTGAAGGACCAGTTCGAGGGCGACCTGAAGCTCGAATTTCACATGGCCCCGCCGCTGCTCGCGCGCCCCGCGAACGGCCAGGCGCCCGCCAAGATTCGCCTTGGCGCGTGGATGCTGCCGGCAATGAAATGGCTGGCCCACGGCAAGCGGCTGCGCGGCACGGGCTTGGACCTGTTCGGCTACACGCAGGAGCGCCGGACGGAGCGCGCACTGATCGCGCAGTTCGACAAGCGGCTGGGCGAACTGGCGGCAGATCTTTCAGCGGCCAACCAGCAGCTTGCTGCGCAGATCGCGGCACTGCCGCTCTCGATCCGCGGCTTCGGGCATGTGAAGCTGGCCAACCTCGCGCTCGCCACCGGGCGCGAGGCGGAACTGCTGCACCGCTTCTCGCCGCAGCGCTATCCGAGACCCGAGAAGAACGCGAAGGCGGGGCAGTTCCGCGGGATTGCGGTCGTGTCGTCGCACTGA
- a CDS encoding polysaccharide biosynthesis/export family protein, which yields MEINLTRYVYLMGWSAALAGAMLLQGCAPGFGRMAASEPDLGPAPALSADGSPEGALTPISPSLIRAMADAQPTAVPADVKALFGEAAPYTIGPGDVVGVIVYDHPELLPNAGAVISQQVDPTGISVAPGFIVGANGEISFPYIGRVKMQGLTEIEASDLITKRIARYIKEPQVTVRIQSFRSRRAFVEGEVRSPGLQIFTDVPMTLAEALNRAGGITPNGDRSFVTLTRGDRTTLIDLTRLQDLGSGAGSIPLQNGDVVLVRNRDENKVVVMGEVLRPSALLMHNGRLSLNEALGEAGSASLGTANTGQIYVVRNTAKGTPAVFHLNAKNPAALALADRFPLQPRDVVYIDSVPLVSWNRVASLILPAAQVLDIGDRVYMNHR from the coding sequence ATGGAGATCAATTTGACACGCTACGTGTACCTGATGGGGTGGAGCGCTGCCCTGGCCGGCGCGATGTTGCTCCAGGGCTGTGCGCCGGGCTTCGGCAGGATGGCCGCTTCCGAGCCCGACCTCGGCCCGGCGCCCGCCCTGTCCGCGGACGGCTCGCCCGAAGGCGCGCTCACGCCGATTTCGCCGTCGCTCATCCGCGCGATGGCCGATGCGCAACCGACCGCGGTGCCGGCCGACGTGAAGGCGCTGTTCGGCGAGGCCGCCCCGTACACCATCGGGCCGGGCGATGTCGTGGGCGTCATCGTCTACGACCACCCCGAGCTGCTCCCGAACGCCGGCGCCGTCATTTCCCAGCAGGTCGATCCGACCGGCATCAGCGTGGCGCCGGGCTTCATCGTCGGCGCCAACGGGGAGATCAGCTTTCCCTACATCGGCCGCGTGAAGATGCAGGGGCTCACCGAAATCGAGGCCTCCGACCTCATCACCAAGCGCATCGCGCGCTACATCAAGGAGCCGCAGGTCACGGTGCGCATCCAGTCGTTCCGCAGCCGCCGCGCGTTCGTCGAAGGCGAGGTGCGCTCGCCGGGGCTGCAGATCTTCACCGACGTGCCGATGACGCTGGCCGAAGCGCTCAACCGCGCCGGCGGCATCACGCCCAACGGCGACCGCTCGTTCGTCACGCTCACGCGCGGCGACCGCACCACGCTCATCGACCTCACGCGCCTGCAGGACCTGGGCAGCGGCGCCGGCAGCATTCCGCTGCAGAACGGCGACGTGGTGCTGGTGCGCAACCGCGACGAGAACAAGGTGGTGGTGATGGGCGAGGTGCTGCGGCCTTCGGCGCTGCTCATGCACAACGGGCGCCTGAGCCTGAACGAAGCGCTCGGCGAAGCCGGCAGCGCGAGCCTGGGCACCGCGAACACGGGGCAGATCTACGTCGTGCGCAACACCGCCAAGGGCACGCCGGCCGTGTTCCACCTGAATGCGAAGAACCCCGCCGCGCTCGCGCTGGCCGATCGCTTTCCGCTGCAGCCGCGCGACGTCGTCTACATCGACTCGGTGCCGCTCGTGAGCTGGAACCGCGTGGCCAGCCTGATCCTGCCGGCCGCCCAGGTGCTGGACATCGGCGACCGCGTCTACATGAACCACCGATGA
- a CDS encoding low molecular weight protein-tyrosine-phosphatase codes for MKSVLTVCIGNICRSPMAEGLLAAGLPHLRVVSAGTGALIGQPADATAQKLMRARGIDISGHVAQQVSQLLCRQADLILVMDLAQRRHLESTYPFVRGKVFRIADTLAQDVPDPYRQGEAAFTDALALIEAGARSWIERVLKITKPEHQLT; via the coding sequence ATGAAATCCGTGCTCACTGTCTGCATCGGCAACATCTGCCGAAGCCCGATGGCGGAAGGCCTGCTCGCGGCGGGCCTGCCGCACCTGCGCGTGGTGTCCGCGGGCACCGGCGCGCTCATCGGCCAGCCGGCCGACGCGACCGCGCAGAAGCTCATGCGGGCGCGCGGCATCGACATCTCGGGCCACGTCGCGCAGCAGGTGAGCCAACTCCTGTGCCGCCAGGCCGACCTGATTCTGGTGATGGACCTCGCGCAGCGCCGCCACCTCGAGTCGACCTACCCCTTCGTGCGCGGCAAGGTGTTCCGCATTGCCGACACGCTGGCGCAAGACGTGCCCGATCCCTATCGCCAAGGCGAAGCCGCATTCACCGATGCGCTGGCGCTCATCGAGGCCGGCGCCCGCTCGTGGATCGAGCGCGTCCTGAAGATCACAAAACCCGAGCATCAACTCACATGA